One region of Anas acuta chromosome Z, bAnaAcu1.1, whole genome shotgun sequence genomic DNA includes:
- the TSTD2 gene encoding thiosulfate sulfurtransferase/rhodanese-like domain-containing protein 2: MAPGEAAAEVVVAGRGARKRLRAAFSAFVKAREVPAGAAGAVWWRCCRQTFRERGGIHRHVGTQHGAELLGAGMGTGTGTGPGEAQRGAAGPAGGTELSEELPDTRHLGPAELQSKAGEVLLYYCYCEVRDPEKLCAWQRALCEHLHLTGKVRVASEGINGTVGGSKVATSLYIEVMLSQPLFKDILCQDDFKRSAGGAHCFPDLRVGVFKEIVPMGIDPEKVSYKETGIHLSPQEFHREVEQYLSQASQGQSDTILLDCRNFYESKIGHFQGCLAPDIRKFSYFPSYVDENLELFKNKRVLMYCTGGIRCERGSAYLRSKAVCKEVYQLKGGIHKYLEEFPDGFYRGKLFVFDDRFSICSNEDVISACRYCGMLWDQYKLCSSQHCRQLVLTCPSCRNKGLTACCPVCQEKELEVTSRASGQTLKEECECTKRRPRVPVERISRGTLDAGKV; the protein is encoded by the exons ATGGCGCccggcgaggcggcggcggaggtggtggtggcggggcgcggggctcgGAAGCGGCTCCGTGCGGCTTTCTCCGCCTTCGTGAAGGCCAGGGAGGTGCCGGCGGGCGCGGCGGGCGCCGTGTGGTGGCGCTGCTGCCGGCAGACGTTCCGCGAGCGCGGCGGCATCCACCGGCATGTGGGCACCCAGCACGGCGCCGAGCTGCTGGGcgcggggatggggacggggacggggacgggaccCGGTGAGGCGCAGCGAGGGGCAGCGGGGCCCGCTGGCGGCACGGAGCTGAGCGAGGAGCTGCCCGACACCCGGCACCTCGGCCCCGCGGAGCTGCAGAG CAAGGCGGGAGAGGTGCTGCTGTATTACTGCTACTGCGAGGTGAGGGACCCGGAGAAGCTCTGCGCCTGGCAAAGGGCACTGTGCGAGCACCTGCACCTCACTGGCAAG GTACGAGTTGCTTCAGAAGGAATCAACGGAACAGTGGGTGGAAGCAAAGTAGCCACCAGTCTCTACATTGAAGTCATGCTTTCCCAGCCTCTGTTCAAAGACATTTTGTGTCAAGATGATTTCAAg AGAAGTGCAGGAGGAGCTCACTGCTTCCCAGACCTTCGAGTTGGAGTATTTAAAGAAATCGTACCTATGGGCATAGATCCAGAAAAAGTCTCTTATAAGGAAACCG gaatCCATTTATCCCCTCAGGAATTTCACAGAGAAGTAGAGCAGTATCTGTCTCAGGCCAGTCAAGGACAAAGTGATACCATCTTGCTGGATTGCAGGAACTTCTATGAGAGTAAAATT GGACACTTCCAGGGCTGTCTGGCTCCAGACATCAGGAAGTTCAGCTATTTTCCCAGCTATGTCGATGAAAACCTggagctttttaaaaacaagcgTGTCCTGATGTACTGCACGGGAGGCATTCGCTGTGAAAGAGGCTCTGCTTACCTACGGAGCAAG GCAGTGTGCAAAGAGGTGTACCAGCTAAAAGGTGGAATCCACAAGTACCTGGAAGAGTTCCCGGATGGATTCTACAGGGGGAAGCTGTTTGTATTTGACGATCGTTTCTCCATTTGCTCCAATGAAGATGTCATCTCAG cgTGCAGGTACTGTGGGATGCTGTGGGACCAGTACAAACTTTGTTCCAGCCAGCACTGCCGGCAGCTCGTCCTGACGTGTCCAAGTTGTCGAAACAAAGGTCTTACAGCTTGCTGTCCCGTGTGTCAAGAGAAGGAGCTCGAGGTGACTTCAAGGGCTTCAGGACAGACGCTGAAGGAGGAGTGCGAATGTACAAAGAGAAGGCCAAGGGTACCTGTTGAACGTATCTCGCGAGGGACGCTGGATGCAGGAAAAGTTTAA